A stretch of the Streptomyces venezuelae genome encodes the following:
- a CDS encoding MMPL family transporter: MIALWAVLGIGLAILGQMFVFRATQPGDDGFLPPSYDSAAALRISEESFGARPDSDPLTVLVARSDGAALAASDERVIEEVSGRLARQEVVMPRNEDDLPFSEDHSQTPRVSVGMTAPDRSFRLLSVELKGNPQDPGVQGTYKEFRERARAEFREAGLRTGFTGGLATTVDSADAEETRSAVVGAVVLGLIVLLHVLVFRSVLAALLPLLAVTIIGSAAAGAVVMASMAAGVRLAPSTPGLINVVLMGIGVDYFLFLLFRFREQLRSHPGQSGREAATEVAGRVGMAVTSAALTIVAAFATLGIASFGQFRVLGPAIAVSVLVMLLGSLTLMPALLAVTGRRMFWPSRVLGREPREGMAGRLGRLTARRPVTLLLASLVLLGALTTGLAGIRMDYGQSGSGGERTAAVETAEEISRALPAGASDPTSVLVTTEDGAPLGAERVAGLATALARVPGVGRVAPTVLSEDGKAARIDLLLTVESGGQQARDLVSGPVRETVRANLPAGTEAHVGGTAAVFADIAVAVDKDLKVIFPVAAVLIAVILLVLLRSVLAPVVLMLAVGLGFAATLGASALVFQHALDRPGVDFTLPLVLFLFVVALGTDYNILISDRLREEMERPGPARAAVARAVRHTAPAIATAGLVLAASFGSLAVSPHAGTQQIGFATALGILLSAMVLSIVLVPALAALLGRSLWWPVRPRARGGAPRRPEPAKVPVG; this comes from the coding sequence GTGATCGCCCTCTGGGCGGTGCTGGGTATCGGTCTTGCGATCCTCGGCCAGATGTTCGTCTTCCGCGCCACCCAGCCGGGCGACGACGGGTTCCTGCCGCCCTCCTACGACTCGGCGGCAGCGCTGCGGATCTCCGAGGAGAGCTTCGGGGCCCGGCCGGACTCGGACCCGCTGACGGTCCTGGTGGCGCGTAGCGACGGGGCGGCGCTCGCCGCGTCCGACGAGCGCGTGATCGAGGAGGTGTCGGGGCGGCTGGCCCGGCAGGAGGTCGTCATGCCCAGGAACGAGGACGATCTGCCGTTCTCGGAGGACCACTCCCAGACTCCTCGGGTGAGCGTGGGCATGACGGCCCCGGACCGGTCCTTCCGGCTGCTGTCCGTTGAACTGAAGGGCAATCCGCAGGACCCCGGCGTGCAGGGCACGTACAAGGAGTTCCGCGAGCGGGCGAGGGCCGAGTTCCGGGAGGCGGGTCTGCGGACGGGGTTCACCGGCGGCCTCGCCACCACGGTGGACTCCGCGGACGCCGAGGAGACCCGGTCGGCGGTCGTCGGCGCGGTGGTGCTGGGTCTGATCGTCCTGCTCCACGTCCTGGTCTTTCGCAGCGTGCTCGCCGCGCTGCTGCCGCTCCTCGCGGTGACGATCATCGGCAGCGCCGCGGCCGGGGCGGTGGTCATGGCCTCGATGGCCGCCGGGGTCCGGCTGGCCCCCTCCACCCCCGGGCTCATCAACGTGGTGCTGATGGGCATCGGGGTCGACTACTTCCTCTTCCTCCTCTTCCGCTTCCGCGAACAGCTGCGGAGCCACCCCGGGCAGAGCGGACGCGAGGCGGCCACCGAGGTCGCCGGCCGGGTGGGCATGGCGGTCACCTCGGCGGCGCTGACGATCGTCGCCGCTTTCGCCACCCTCGGGATCGCCTCCTTCGGACAGTTCCGGGTGCTGGGCCCGGCGATCGCGGTATCCGTACTGGTGATGCTCCTGGGAAGCCTCACTCTGATGCCGGCGCTGCTGGCCGTGACCGGCCGGAGGATGTTCTGGCCGTCGCGCGTCCTGGGGCGGGAGCCGCGCGAGGGCATGGCCGGCCGCCTCGGCCGGCTGACGGCCCGCCGCCCGGTGACGCTCCTCCTCGCGTCGCTGGTGCTGCTCGGCGCGCTGACGACGGGTCTGGCCGGGATTCGCATGGACTACGGGCAGTCCGGTTCGGGTGGTGAGCGGACCGCCGCGGTGGAGACGGCAGAGGAGATCTCCAGGGCCCTGCCCGCCGGAGCCTCGGACCCGACGAGCGTGCTCGTCACCACGGAGGACGGCGCCCCGCTCGGCGCGGAGCGCGTGGCCGGGCTGGCGACGGCACTGGCCCGGGTGCCGGGAGTGGGCCGGGTCGCCCCGACCGTGCTGAGCGAGGACGGCAAAGCGGCCCGGATCGACCTGCTGCTGACCGTGGAGTCCGGCGGGCAGCAGGCCCGTGACCTGGTCTCCGGGCCCGTCCGGGAAACGGTACGGGCGAACCTGCCGGCGGGGACGGAGGCCCATGTCGGCGGAACGGCGGCGGTGTTCGCGGACATCGCGGTGGCGGTCGACAAGGACCTCAAGGTCATCTTCCCGGTGGCGGCGGTGCTGATAGCCGTCATCCTGTTGGTGCTGCTGCGCAGCGTGCTCGCACCGGTCGTGCTGATGCTCGCCGTCGGCCTCGGCTTCGCGGCCACGCTGGGTGCATCGGCGCTGGTCTTCCAGCACGCGTTGGACCGGCCGGGCGTGGACTTCACGCTCCCGCTGGTGCTGTTCCTGTTCGTGGTGGCGCTGGGCACCGACTACAACATCCTGATCAGCGACCGGCTGCGGGAGGAGATGGAACGGCCCGGACCGGCCCGCGCGGCGGTGGCCCGCGCCGTGCGGCACACCGCGCCGGCGATCGCGACGGCCGGACTGGTGCTCGCCGCCTCCTTCGGCAGCCTGGCGGTGAGCCCGCACGCCGGGACCCAGCAGATCGGCTTCGCCACGGCGCTCGGAATCCTGCTGTCCGCCATGGTCCTGTCCATCGTGCTCGTGCCGGCGCTGGCCGCGCTGCTCGGCCGCTCCCTGTGGTGGCCGGTGCGCCCGCGGGCGCGCGGCGGCGCGCCCCGGCGTCCGGAGCCCGCCAAGGTACCGGTGGGGTGA
- a CDS encoding MFS transporter, protein MSLAPERPGALAEPARKVSPGWIALYMLANTGMFIPMQVPTTFLMPEQIAQIDPSGKVGSYAWVSMMGAISGIVIAPLAGALCDRTTGRFGSRRPWMTVGSLICMAALVFTGLQTTVAGVALGSLVLSASFMIIGAGLAPVVPDQVPVAQRGLVLGWATVPQAGGLIAGGLLLGLVTGFPAQYVLMAAFPLLTLLFAVVMTDRPLPPGHREPFSLRAFLDGYRISPREHPDFVWAMGSRFIMGLGYGLGTLYLPYFLDDVLHYEQLFPGQSTEDGLLIVVGVNCLATISTVVLSGWLSDRLGKRRMLVFLGGVTMAVAAVPLALSPTWTMTLASAVILGLGYGVYLAVDTALVTEVLPASADRGKDMALANLMASLPYVLVPPVASVVLGSLGGYRSLFLCSAGMSVLGAVLVWRVRSVR, encoded by the coding sequence ATGAGCCTCGCCCCCGAACGGCCCGGGGCCCTCGCCGAGCCGGCCCGCAAGGTCAGCCCCGGCTGGATCGCCCTGTACATGCTGGCCAACACCGGGATGTTCATCCCGATGCAGGTGCCGACCACGTTCCTGATGCCCGAGCAGATCGCCCAGATCGACCCGTCGGGGAAGGTCGGCAGCTACGCCTGGGTCAGCATGATGGGTGCGATCTCGGGAATCGTCATCGCACCGCTGGCGGGCGCGCTCTGCGACCGCACCACCGGCCGTTTCGGCAGCCGCCGGCCGTGGATGACCGTGGGCTCGCTGATCTGCATGGCAGCGCTGGTCTTCACCGGCCTCCAGACGACGGTCGCCGGGGTCGCGCTCGGCTCCCTCGTACTGTCCGCCTCCTTCATGATCATCGGCGCGGGGCTCGCCCCGGTGGTACCGGACCAGGTCCCCGTCGCACAACGCGGCCTGGTACTGGGCTGGGCCACGGTCCCCCAGGCCGGCGGCCTGATCGCGGGCGGGCTGCTGCTCGGGCTGGTCACCGGCTTCCCCGCGCAGTACGTACTGATGGCCGCCTTCCCGCTGCTGACCCTGCTGTTCGCGGTCGTCATGACGGACCGGCCGCTTCCCCCCGGGCACCGCGAGCCGTTCTCGCTACGCGCCTTCCTGGACGGCTACCGGATCAGCCCGCGCGAACACCCCGACTTCGTCTGGGCCATGGGCTCCCGGTTCATCATGGGGCTGGGCTACGGCCTGGGCACGCTCTACCTGCCGTACTTCCTGGACGACGTCCTGCACTACGAGCAGCTGTTCCCGGGGCAGTCCACGGAGGACGGCCTGCTCATCGTGGTCGGCGTCAACTGCCTGGCCACGATCTCGACGGTGGTCCTCAGCGGCTGGCTCTCCGACCGGCTGGGCAAGCGCCGCATGCTCGTCTTCCTCGGGGGCGTCACGATGGCCGTCGCCGCGGTCCCGCTCGCCCTGTCGCCCACCTGGACCATGACACTGGCCTCGGCCGTCATTCTGGGCCTGGGCTACGGCGTGTACCTGGCCGTCGACACCGCCCTGGTCACCGAGGTGCTCCCGGCCTCGGCCGACCGCGGCAAGGACATGGCCCTGGCCAACCTGATGGCTTCCCTGCCCTATGTCCTGGTACCCCCGGTCGCCTCGGTCGTTCTCGGAAGCCTGGGGGGATACCGCTCGTTGTTCCTCTGCTCCGCGGGCATGTCCGTGCTGGGCGCGGTGCTGGTCTGGAGGGTCAGGAGCGTCCGCTAA
- a CDS encoding sensor histidine kinase codes for MGTRAERLTWSRNDALVAVGAAAVDLTGFTLDTQFDGVPLGIAAAFLVVASSLALLARRRHPVATLSAVLLLGVMVNLSAQVSPHFGLTPAIALYSVAVACRTSVVVGAALVTAPLNSLGQGGLPFDSGFGLLANTGAALLVVTTGHVVRRWQRETEATRALLAERAVAEERRRIARELHDIVAHHITTMQLMAGGARANLGHDPEAARGALVTLEGSGRLALSEMRQLLDVLRAGEEPETVPPAPQPGPGDLERIVTESRLAGMDTEFSVSGPPRPLPPTVGLTVFRIVQEALTNARKHAGNAPARVSLTYRPDEVAVEVRNECPRDGAGRRTPARRGGYGLIGMRERVALHGGTLEAAPREDGGFLVAARLPVPAAPDAAEDLRQPLPPRHPLHPSREELRR; via the coding sequence ATGGGCACGCGCGCCGAGAGGCTGACGTGGTCGCGCAACGACGCGCTGGTGGCGGTCGGGGCGGCGGCCGTGGACCTCACGGGCTTCACCCTCGATACCCAGTTCGACGGCGTTCCCCTGGGAATCGCGGCGGCCTTCCTCGTGGTGGCCTCGTCACTCGCGCTGCTGGCCCGCCGCCGTCACCCGGTTGCCACGCTCTCGGCGGTCCTGCTGCTGGGCGTGATGGTGAACCTGAGCGCCCAGGTGTCCCCGCACTTCGGCCTCACCCCGGCCATCGCCCTCTACTCGGTCGCCGTGGCCTGCCGGACATCCGTGGTGGTCGGGGCCGCCCTCGTGACGGCGCCGCTGAACAGCCTGGGCCAGGGCGGACTGCCCTTCGACTCCGGCTTCGGGCTCCTCGCCAACACCGGTGCCGCGCTGCTCGTCGTCACCACGGGCCACGTGGTCAGACGTTGGCAGCGGGAGACCGAGGCCACACGGGCCCTGCTCGCGGAGCGGGCGGTGGCCGAGGAGCGCCGCCGCATCGCCCGGGAGCTGCACGACATCGTCGCCCACCACATCACCACCATGCAGCTCATGGCCGGCGGTGCCCGGGCCAACCTCGGCCACGACCCCGAGGCCGCCCGCGGGGCGCTGGTCACTCTGGAGGGCTCCGGCCGGCTGGCCCTGAGCGAGATGCGGCAACTGCTCGACGTGCTGCGGGCCGGAGAGGAACCGGAGACCGTCCCGCCGGCCCCGCAGCCCGGGCCCGGGGACCTGGAGCGGATCGTCACGGAGTCCCGGCTCGCCGGCATGGACACCGAGTTCTCCGTCAGCGGCCCGCCCCGCCCACTGCCGCCCACCGTCGGCCTGACGGTGTTCCGGATCGTGCAGGAAGCCCTGACCAATGCCCGGAAGCACGCCGGGAACGCGCCCGCCAGGGTATCGCTGACCTACCGTCCGGACGAGGTCGCCGTGGAGGTCCGCAACGAGTGCCCCCGCGACGGGGCCGGCCGGCGCACGCCCGCCCGGCGCGGCGGGTACGGCCTGATCGGCATGCGGGAACGCGTCGCCCTGCACGGCGGCACCTTGGAGGCGGCCCCCCGCGAGGACGGCGGTTTCCTGGTCGCGGCCCGCCTCCCCGTACCGGCGGCACCCGACGCCGCCGAGGACCTGCGGCAACCGCTCCCCCCGCGCCACCCGCTCCACCCGTCACGAGAGGAACTCCGCCGGTGA
- a CDS encoding GH1 family beta-glucosidase: MKLDHLPADFVWGASTAAYQIEGATQEDGRGPSVWDTFTARPGTVRDGHTGDLACDHYHRYEEDLALMAEAGLTGYRFSIAWSRIRPTGTGEVNLKGLDFYDRLVDGLLARGVEPVPTLFHWDLPQALEDEGGWLNRDVAYRFAEYTAVVADRLGDRVQKWITLNEPFIHAVWGYGLGTHAPGRALFLGCLPVVHHQLLGHGLALRELRARGLQVMIANNCTPVWPASDAPADRAAAQAYDNLHNRLFNDPILTGAYPDLSAYGADATLGGSVRDGDLELISAPLDALGINYYNPTRIQAPTSEGLPFEEAPIEGYRRTAFDWPVVPDGLRELLVGLKERYPALPPVYITENGCSVEDVVTADGTVPDLDRIDYLDSHLRAVDAAVAQGVDVRGYFTWTLMDNFEWAEGFHQRFGLVHVDHDTQVRTPKASFAWYRDLIRAQRG, encoded by the coding sequence ATGAAGCTGGACCATCTGCCGGCGGACTTCGTCTGGGGTGCCTCGACGGCGGCCTACCAGATCGAGGGCGCCACCCAGGAGGACGGCCGCGGACCGTCGGTTTGGGACACCTTCACCGCCCGCCCCGGTACCGTCCGCGACGGGCACACCGGTGACCTGGCCTGCGACCACTACCACCGGTACGAGGAGGACCTGGCGCTGATGGCCGAGGCGGGCCTCACCGGCTACCGCTTCTCCATCGCCTGGTCCAGGATCCGGCCGACCGGCACGGGTGAGGTCAACCTCAAGGGCCTGGACTTCTACGACCGGCTGGTCGACGGCCTGCTCGCACGCGGGGTCGAACCCGTCCCGACCCTGTTCCACTGGGACCTCCCCCAGGCCCTCGAGGACGAAGGCGGCTGGCTGAACCGCGACGTCGCGTACCGCTTCGCCGAGTACACCGCCGTCGTGGCCGACCGGCTGGGCGACCGCGTCCAGAAGTGGATCACGCTCAACGAGCCGTTCATCCATGCCGTCTGGGGCTACGGCCTCGGCACCCACGCGCCGGGCCGCGCCCTGTTCCTGGGCTGCCTGCCGGTCGTCCACCACCAGCTGCTCGGCCACGGCCTCGCGCTGCGGGAGCTGCGGGCACGCGGCCTCCAGGTGATGATCGCGAACAACTGCACCCCGGTCTGGCCCGCCTCGGACGCCCCCGCCGACCGTGCCGCCGCACAGGCCTATGACAACCTCCACAACCGCCTGTTCAACGACCCCATCCTGACGGGCGCCTACCCCGACCTGTCGGCCTACGGCGCGGACGCCACCCTCGGCGGCTCCGTCCGGGACGGCGATCTCGAACTGATCTCGGCCCCGCTGGACGCCCTCGGCATCAACTACTACAACCCGACCCGCATCCAGGCTCCGACGTCAGAGGGCCTGCCGTTCGAAGAGGCCCCCATCGAGGGCTACCGCCGCACCGCCTTCGACTGGCCCGTCGTCCCCGACGGCCTGCGGGAACTGCTCGTCGGCCTCAAGGAGCGCTATCCGGCCCTCCCGCCGGTCTACATAACCGAGAACGGCTGTTCGGTCGAGGACGTCGTCACCGCGGACGGCACCGTCCCCGACCTCGACCGCATCGACTACCTGGACAGCCACCTCCGGGCCGTCGACGCCGCCGTGGCCCAGGGCGTTGACGTCCGCGGCTACTTCACCTGGACCCTGATGGACAACTTCGAATGGGCCGAGGGCTTCCACCAGCGCTTCGGCCTCGTCCACGTCGACCACGACACCCAGGTCCGCACCCCGAAGGCGTCCTTCGCCTGGTACCGCGACCTGATCCGCGCTCAGCGGGGCTGA
- a CDS encoding protease inhibitor I9 family protein, which produces MPVSPTVAPNPVLSPVLAAIAALLFVPLPEAGAAFGAPTPGTASYRPADGASVGRFMVTLAPDADPYAVMRDTGVPAAHFVYRSSVRGFVADLDQQQLAAVGAHPAVTAVEPDGTAIGLPVEDGPAL; this is translated from the coding sequence ATGCCCGTGTCCCCGACCGTCGCCCCGAACCCCGTCCTCAGCCCCGTCCTGGCAGCCATCGCCGCCCTGCTGTTCGTCCCGCTGCCGGAGGCGGGCGCGGCCTTCGGCGCACCGACGCCCGGCACCGCCTCGTACCGGCCCGCCGACGGCGCCTCCGTCGGCCGGTTCATGGTCACGCTCGCCCCGGACGCCGACCCGTACGCCGTGATGCGGGACACCGGCGTGCCGGCGGCCCACTTCGTCTACCGCAGTTCCGTACGGGGCTTCGTCGCCGACCTGGACCAGCAGCAGCTGGCGGCGGTCGGCGCGCACCCCGCCGTCACGGCGGTCGAGCCGGACGGCACCGCGATCGGGCTGCCCGTCGAGGACGGTCCCGCGCTGTGA
- a CDS encoding alpha-galactosidase, which produces MITYHSEARLWLLSTPGTSYAFRLDADDVPRHVHWGRPLSLEQAVAIAADLPAEDPGGDDPGGEEYVVEGGLRFGAPSLTVRFDDGVRGFEWEFVSHRAEGGLLTLSFTDRIRSLGLDLHYRIRDGHDQVERWAVLTADEPVDVLRFDSAAWTLPARDDYRVSHVVGEWGREFQLRRDRVPIGETVFTSRLGITGPHTGPWLMLDAHDAAEEHGEVWSVALAWSGSRRITVRRDPYGRASCTGGFGHEGLIWRLLPGERLETPVFTGLYAPNGFGATSRRWHAYVEGQVLPARPAERPLIFNSWEATEFDISEKQQTELAELAAGLGVEVFVVDDAWFGARTGDTAGLGDWWPNPERFPDGLGPLADHVRALGMGFGLWVEPEAVNPDSDLFRAHPDWILCQDGRTRTQRRNQHVLNFARRDVREWAVDWLVRTVSELDVVFLKWDMNRPFSEAGQPGAADPDRVWIEHTRGVYEVMDRLRAARPGLYVEACAGGGGRADLGVLARADQIWTSDNTDAAERVAIQHGHCQLLPARTMGAWVTDSPNGFTARPASIRYRFHVSMAGAMGIGGDLRKWSEDELAWARGLVEQYKRIRPVVHGGALYRLGHDAVQYLTGDEAVVFRFQPSGLNRTVARTRLKGLDPSARYRDEDTGAVHEGAVLLGHGLPPLPAFDCTSELVHLKRVPR; this is translated from the coding sequence GTGATCACCTACCATTCCGAAGCCCGCCTGTGGCTGCTGAGCACACCCGGCACCTCCTACGCCTTCCGGCTGGACGCCGACGACGTCCCCCGGCACGTGCACTGGGGCCGGCCGCTGAGCCTGGAGCAGGCCGTCGCGATCGCGGCCGACCTGCCCGCCGAGGACCCCGGCGGCGACGACCCCGGCGGCGAGGAGTACGTGGTCGAGGGCGGCCTGCGGTTCGGGGCACCGTCGCTGACCGTCCGGTTCGACGACGGCGTGCGCGGCTTCGAGTGGGAGTTCGTCTCACACCGGGCCGAGGGCGGCCTGCTCACCCTCTCCTTCACCGACCGGATCCGCTCCCTGGGTCTCGACCTGCACTACCGGATCCGGGACGGCCACGACCAGGTGGAACGGTGGGCGGTCCTCACCGCGGACGAGCCGGTGGACGTCCTGCGGTTCGACTCCGCCGCCTGGACGCTGCCCGCCCGCGACGACTACCGGGTCAGTCATGTGGTGGGCGAGTGGGGCAGGGAGTTCCAACTCCGGCGCGACCGGGTGCCCATCGGGGAAACGGTGTTCACCAGCCGCCTCGGCATCACGGGACCGCACACCGGACCCTGGCTGATGCTCGACGCGCACGACGCCGCCGAGGAGCACGGCGAGGTCTGGAGCGTGGCCCTGGCCTGGAGCGGCAGCCGCCGGATCACTGTGCGCCGCGACCCGTACGGCCGCGCCTCCTGCACCGGGGGCTTCGGCCACGAGGGCCTGATCTGGAGACTGCTCCCCGGCGAGCGCCTGGAGACCCCCGTGTTCACCGGGCTGTACGCCCCCAACGGCTTCGGCGCCACCAGCCGCCGCTGGCACGCCTACGTCGAAGGCCAGGTGCTGCCCGCCCGTCCGGCCGAACGCCCGCTGATCTTCAACTCGTGGGAGGCGACCGAGTTCGACATCAGCGAGAAGCAGCAGACCGAACTGGCCGAGCTGGCCGCGGGTCTGGGCGTCGAGGTCTTCGTCGTGGACGACGCCTGGTTCGGCGCCCGTACCGGCGACACGGCCGGGCTCGGCGACTGGTGGCCCAACCCCGAACGCTTTCCGGACGGCCTGGGCCCCCTCGCCGACCATGTGCGCGCGCTGGGCATGGGTTTCGGCCTGTGGGTCGAGCCCGAGGCGGTCAACCCCGACAGCGACCTGTTCCGTGCGCACCCCGACTGGATCCTCTGCCAGGACGGCCGCACCCGCACGCAGCGCCGTAACCAGCACGTGCTGAACTTCGCCCGCCGCGACGTCCGGGAATGGGCGGTCGACTGGCTGGTGAGGACCGTCAGCGAGCTGGACGTCGTCTTCCTCAAATGGGACATGAACCGGCCCTTCAGCGAGGCAGGGCAGCCCGGAGCCGCCGACCCCGACCGGGTCTGGATCGAGCACACCCGCGGCGTCTACGAGGTGATGGACCGGCTGCGCGCCGCCCGTCCCGGCCTGTACGTGGAGGCGTGCGCGGGCGGCGGCGGGCGGGCCGACCTGGGCGTGCTGGCCCGCGCCGACCAGATCTGGACCTCCGACAACACCGACGCCGCCGAACGGGTCGCGATCCAGCACGGCCACTGCCAGCTGTTGCCCGCCAGGACCATGGGCGCCTGGGTCACCGACAGCCCGAACGGCTTCACCGCCCGCCCGGCCTCGATCCGGTACCGCTTCCACGTCTCGATGGCCGGGGCGATGGGCATCGGCGGCGACCTCCGGAAATGGAGCGAGGACGAGCTGGCGTGGGCCCGGGGGCTGGTCGAGCAGTACAAGCGGATCCGGCCCGTGGTGCACGGCGGCGCCCTGTACCGCCTCGGACACGACGCCGTGCAGTACCTCACCGGGGACGAGGCCGTCGTCTTCCGGTTCCAGCCGTCGGGGCTGAACCGCACCGTCGCCCGCACCCGGCTGAAGGGCCTCGACCCCAGCGCCCGCTACCGGGACGAGGACACCGGCGCCGTCCACGAGGGCGCCGTCCTGCTCGGCCACGGCCTCCCGCCGCTGCCGGCCTTCGACTGCACGAGCGAGCTCGTCCACCTCAAGAGAGTGCCCCGATGA
- a CDS encoding TetR/AcrR family transcriptional regulator codes for MNQDRTSGTLRRRPVQKRSAERFERLLDACAELLDEVGHTALTTKEVARRAEVPIGTLYQFFSDREGLIGALAARNLEAFLDRVAVRLEREKPEGISGVVDVAVEEYVAMRRTITGFGVVDFGAVGRDHTLDPALDNNTAVAGRLRSLTASLSGVQDDADLEIAVRVALECADGVLRLAFRSDPQGDPQLIAECKQVLNSYLNSRVGH; via the coding sequence GTGAACCAAGACCGCACCTCGGGGACGCTGCGTCGCCGGCCCGTCCAGAAGCGCAGCGCCGAACGTTTCGAACGGCTGCTGGACGCCTGCGCCGAACTCCTGGACGAGGTCGGCCATACGGCCCTGACCACCAAGGAAGTGGCCCGCAGGGCCGAGGTGCCCATCGGCACCCTGTACCAGTTCTTCTCCGACCGGGAGGGGCTGATCGGCGCGCTCGCCGCCCGGAATCTGGAGGCCTTTCTGGACCGGGTCGCGGTCCGGCTGGAGCGGGAGAAGCCGGAAGGCATCTCGGGCGTGGTCGACGTGGCCGTCGAGGAGTACGTCGCCATGCGCCGGACCATCACCGGTTTCGGCGTGGTCGACTTCGGCGCGGTGGGCCGGGACCACACCCTCGATCCGGCCCTGGACAACAACACGGCGGTGGCCGGACGGCTGCGCTCGCTGACCGCGTCCCTGTCCGGCGTTCAGGACGACGCCGATCTGGAGATCGCCGTCCGGGTGGCCCTGGAATGCGCGGACGGCGTGCTGAGACTTGCCTTCCGCAGCGATCCCCAGGGCGACCCCCAGCTGATCGCCGAGTGCAAGCAAGTCCTCAACAGCTATCTGAACAGTCGGGTCGGTCACTGA
- a CDS encoding quinone oxidoreductase family protein, with translation MRAIQVSEVGGPEVLRLVDIDQPMPGPGQAVVEVAASGVNFLDVYHRQGRYPLPLPFTPGTEGAGTVLEVGPGVTHVAVGDRVGWVEIPGTYAEQAVVDSSRLVPLPDGVDFEAAAAVLLQGMTAHYLVKDAYPVQPGDTVLVHAAAGGMGLVLTQLITHLGGRVIGTTSTPEKAQLARRAGAAEVILYSAVDDLAAEVKRLHGGQGLPVVFDGVGRDTFDASLASLRTRGHLVLFGAASGAVPPFDPIRLAQGGSLTLIRPSLGDFIADRSELLRRAADVLELVRTKVLETTVTARYPLAEVAQAHRDLEARRTTGKLLVIP, from the coding sequence ATGCGAGCGATTCAGGTTTCCGAAGTGGGCGGTCCCGAGGTGCTGCGACTGGTCGACATCGATCAGCCGATGCCGGGCCCGGGCCAGGCGGTCGTGGAGGTCGCCGCGTCCGGCGTCAACTTCCTCGACGTATACCACCGCCAGGGCCGGTACCCCCTCCCGCTGCCCTTCACCCCGGGCACTGAGGGCGCGGGCACGGTCCTCGAGGTTGGACCCGGCGTCACCCACGTCGCTGTGGGAGACCGGGTCGGCTGGGTGGAGATTCCCGGCACCTATGCCGAGCAGGCCGTCGTGGACTCCTCCCGGCTCGTGCCCCTGCCCGACGGCGTCGACTTCGAGGCCGCCGCCGCCGTGCTGCTGCAGGGCATGACGGCGCACTACCTCGTCAAGGACGCCTACCCGGTCCAGCCAGGCGACACGGTGCTCGTGCACGCTGCTGCCGGCGGCATGGGGCTTGTGCTGACCCAGCTCATCACCCATCTCGGCGGCAGAGTGATCGGCACCACCTCGACACCGGAGAAGGCCCAGCTGGCGCGGCGCGCCGGGGCCGCCGAGGTGATCCTCTACTCTGCAGTGGACGATCTCGCGGCCGAGGTGAAGCGGCTCCATGGCGGCCAGGGCCTGCCTGTCGTCTTCGACGGCGTCGGCAGGGACACCTTCGATGCGAGCCTCGCCAGCCTGCGAACCCGCGGCCACCTGGTGCTCTTCGGCGCCGCGAGTGGTGCAGTGCCGCCCTTCGACCCCATCCGGCTCGCCCAGGGCGGTTCGCTGACCCTGATCCGGCCAAGCCTCGGGGACTTCATCGCCGATCGGTCCGAGCTGCTACGGCGCGCCGCCGACGTGCTTGAACTGGTGCGCACCAAGGTGCTTGAGACCACCGTGACGGCCCGCTACCCGCTCGCCGAGGTCGCCCAAGCTCACCGCGATCTGGAGGCTCGGCGTACCACCGGCAAGCTGCTCGTCATTCCCTAG
- a CDS encoding AraC family transcriptional regulator, translating into MPVRHESVAPTRTQRLASGGEIDAHRHDDHQIAYAGRGTIAVTTDAGSWVAPATRALWIPAGTVHQHQAHGELDLHLVGLPATDNPLGLDKPAVLTVSPPLRELIVAYTRDPDNDSPPHLRLRAVMLDRLALSPEQPLHLPVPTDPLLRELHDILRADAADNRSLDDLGRQIGASARTLSRRLRDDLGLTYLQWRTQIRLHHALILLADDIPVTAVAHRCGWSSASTFIDVFRRTFGHTPGARPAT; encoded by the coding sequence ATCCCAGTCCGCCACGAGTCCGTTGCGCCGACCCGGACCCAGCGCCTGGCCTCCGGCGGCGAGATCGATGCGCACCGCCATGACGATCACCAGATCGCCTACGCCGGCCGGGGCACCATCGCGGTGACCACCGACGCCGGTTCCTGGGTTGCCCCCGCCACCCGCGCGCTCTGGATCCCCGCCGGCACCGTCCACCAGCATCAGGCACACGGCGAACTCGACCTCCACCTCGTCGGCCTGCCCGCCACCGACAACCCCCTCGGCCTGGACAAACCCGCCGTCCTTACCGTCAGCCCCCCTTTGCGCGAACTCATCGTCGCGTACACCCGCGACCCCGACAACGACAGCCCACCCCATCTGCGCCTGCGCGCGGTCATGCTCGACCGGCTCGCCCTCTCCCCCGAACAGCCGCTCCACCTGCCGGTCCCCACCGACCCTCTGCTCCGCGAACTGCACGACATCCTGCGCGCCGACGCGGCCGACAACCGCTCACTCGACGACCTCGGACGCCAGATCGGCGCCAGCGCCCGCACCCTCTCCCGCCGCCTCCGCGACGACCTCGGCCTCACCTACCTACAGTGGCGCACTCAGATCAGGCTCCACCACGCGCTGATCCTCCTGGCGGACGACATCCCCGTCACCGCGGTCGCCCACCGCTGCGGCTGGTCTTCCGCCAGCACCTTCATCGACGTCTTCCGCCGCACCTTCGGCCACACTCCCGGCGCCCGCCCCGCCACCTGA